From the genome of Vitis riparia cultivar Riparia Gloire de Montpellier isolate 1030 chromosome 2, EGFV_Vit.rip_1.0, whole genome shotgun sequence, one region includes:
- the LOC117930290 gene encoding uncharacterized protein LOC117930290: MDTQQSRHVVLEDTLSDLVAPPVIPAQMPATQTLHATSHDQVVVIPPIVTPVTVIEDPHSRMDRLERRIRQMRDPDEMISWDDTDDVPVATLPVGFRMPDIERYTGVGCPRIHLRLYSTVMRALGLDEAQLLTLFPLSLSGRTQRWYASLELSRRRTWEDLAQEFLRQYSFSGDMGITRRELEFLRQGSDESVSSFISRWRDKAAEMIERPTERDQMSMFLRSLHPRFARHLTGVPFRDFRSLVQALFDVDDGISRGLWSDIISSPDTEGKGVGGSSESYEGVCSTDFHHRRPGYHPYARSLQIPRSDFAPLQHRHPHSVQQYPSVHPHTVTVRPSFQFQRPQTSIPRHEQSRPHRRRQRTYSDLGMPLDRAFERLRATGFLVPLAPRPLPSTLPPRFRAHEFCAFHQMAGHRTDYCASLRHTIQDLIDSGAVSFPLSTTDTDLGPDMTADSLPAYSTHAVPPSSGLSHHV; encoded by the coding sequence ATGGATACTCAGCAGAGTAGGCACGTAGTGCTCGAGGACACGTTATCTGATTTAGTGGCACCACCTGTTATACCTGCTCAGATGCCAGCTACGCAGACTTTGCATGCTACTTCACATGATCAGGTTGTTGTCATTCCACCCATTGTCACACCAGTTACTGTTATTGAGGATCCTCATTCTCGTATGGACAGACTCGAGCGGAGGATTAGACAGATGAGAGATCCTGATGAGATGATTTCATGGGATGACACTGACGATGTGCCAGTGGCCACTTTGCCGGTCGGTTTCAGGATGCCtgatatagagagatatacGGGTGTTGGATGTCCTCGTATTCATCTCAGACTTTATAGCACAGTTATGAGGGCCCTTGGTCTAGATGAGGCACAGTTGCTCACTTTGTTCCCATTGTCATTGAGCGGCAGGACACAGAGATGGTACGCTTCATTAGAGTTATCTCGTCGGAGAACTTGGGAGGACTTAGCACAGGAGTTTCTGAGACAGTATTCCTTCAGTGGTGATATGGGCATTACACGTAGAGAGCTTGAGTTTCTTAGACAGGGATCAGATGAGTCCgtttcttcttttatctccCGCTGGAGGGATAAGGCTGCGGAGATGATTGAGAGACCTACcgagagagatcagatgagcATGTTTTTGAGGAGTTTGCATCCTAGGTTTGCTCGGCATTTGACGGGAGTCCCATTCCGAGATTTCAGGTCATTAGTTCAGGCTTTGTTCGATGTAGATGATGGCAtatctagaggattatggtcagATATTATTTCTTCCCCAGATACTGAGGGGAAGGGAGTTGGTGGATCATCTGAGAGCTATGAAGGCGTATGTTCTACGGACTTTCATCATCGACGACCTGGTTATCATCCCTATGCGAGATCATTGCAGATACCTAGGAGTGATTTCGCACCCTTACAGCATCGTCACCCTCATTCAGTTCAGCAGTACCCTTCTGTGCATCCTCATACTGTCACGGTGCGACCTTCATTTCAGTTTCAGCGTCCACAGACTAGTATCCCACGACATGAGCAGTCTCGTCCCCATCGGCGACGTCAGAGGACTTATTCTGATTTGGGGATGCCTTTGGATAGAGCTTTTGAGCGACTCAGAGCTACTGGATTTTTAGTACCATTGGCCCCTAGGCCACTCCCGAGTACCTTGCCTCCGCGTTTTCGTGCTCACGAGTTCTGTGCATTTCACCAGATGGCAGGCCACCGTACTGACTATTGTGCTTCTTTACGTCATACCATACAGGATCTTATTGACAGTGGTGCGGTTAGCTTCCCCTTATCGACCACAGATACCGATCTTGGTCCAGATATGACTGCTGATTCCCTTCCAGCATATTccacacatgcagttcctccttCTTCGGGTTTATCCCACCATGTTTGA